The genomic window GTCCCGATGGCCTGGCTGGCCATGGGGGGTTACCTCGGCCTCGCCATCCTCTCCGTCATGTCCCTGATCTGGCGGCACCCGCTGGCGGACCTGACGGCGCGGGAGCTGGCGCCGGTGGGGGCGGCGGTGACGGCGCTCTGCCTCATCACCGGCAGCCTCTGGGGGCGGCCCATGTGGGGCACCTATTGGGTGTGGGATGCGCGGCTGACCAGCGTCCTCGTGCTGTTCTTCCTGTGGCTGGGGCATGTGGCGCTGGTGCGCGCCTTCGACGACCCGGAGCGGGGCGCGCGGATGGGCGCCATCCTGGCGCTGGTCGGCGTGGTGAATCTGCCCATCGTGAAGTTCTCGGTGGATTGGTGGAACACGCTGCACCAGCCGGCCTCCGTCACGCGCCTCGACGCGCCGGCCATGCATGTGGACATCCTCTACCCGCTGCTGTGGTGCACGCTGGGCTTCTC from Roseococcus microcysteis includes these protein-coding regions:
- a CDS encoding heme ABC transporter permease translates to MENAPTQDAPRQPGAPTSLHRFANPGRFLRLTDNWLPWLAGAALLVLGSGVAWALLFAPPDWQQGETVRIMFVHVPMAWLAMGGYLGLAILSVMSLIWRHPLADLTARELAPVGAAVTALCLITGSLWGRPMWGTYWVWDARLTSVLVLFFLWLGHVALVRAFDDPERGARMGAILALVGVVNLPIVKFSVDWWNTLHQPASVTRLDAPAMHVDILYPLLWCTLGFSLAFAAVVLAATRAAVMERRVRALQMAAARRADAAPATLRGARA